From one Plasmodium malariae genome assembly, contig: PmUG01_00_11, whole genome shotgun sequence genomic stretch:
- the PmUG01_00027700 gene encoding fam-l protein, translating to MKQNIKIFISTKIVTFILLSWICHFYFDMITFNKYLYENYTYYEKNDIRNYRLLGIRRQNHVSAIVGLKYMIPNNELEDKKNICNNEKGGESKYELQDGGTSSNVQYNKRAKKNKTYIFETKKYSHIEKQIFKELDFFNFLKNNRTISNKLYENMVLKKYQLRILTPIILLILLSISLILDYCFNCGLARGLYKLLSFSLGKRAMGKFHTSLKSYIDSLFNYTPKGDGASNILYITPFFRFLIYFTSFVIFGIIIILGILYYHKKVKKYEKIIYRKR from the exons atgaaACAAAACATTAAGATATTTATATCTACTAAAATAGTAACCTTTATCCTTCTAAGTTGGATATGTCATTTTTACTTTGATATG ATTAcgtttaataaatatttatatgaaaactATACTTATTacgaaaaaaatgatataagaaattatagATTACTAGGAATACGTAGACAAAATCACGTTTCAGCTATTGTAGGATTAAAATACATGATACCAAATAATGAACTCgaagacaaaaaaaatatatgtaataacgAAAAAGGGGGAGAAAGTAAATATGAACTGCAAGATGGAGGTACATCAAGTAATGTGCAATACAATAAACGAgctaagaaaaataaaacttatatatttgaaacaaaaaaatattctcatattgaaaaacaaatattcaaagaattagatttttttaattttcttaaaaacaacAGAACAATTAGTAACAAGCTATACGAAAATATGGTACTAAAAAAATACCAATTACGCATTTTAACACctataatattgttaattttgttatcaatatcattaatattagaTTATTGCTTTAATTGTGGTCTTGCAAGGGGgttgtataaattattaagcTTTTCTTTAGGCAAGAGAGCGATGGGGAAATTTCACACATCCTTGAAGAGCTATATAGATTCACTTTTCAACTATACACCTAAAGGAGATGGGGCatctaatattttatatataacacctttttttcgttttctaatatattttacatccTTCGTCATATTCGgtatcataataatattaggaattttatattaccacaaaaaagttaaaaaatatgaaaaaattatatacaggaaaagataa